A region from the Etheostoma spectabile isolate EspeVRDwgs_2016 chromosome 9, UIUC_Espe_1.0, whole genome shotgun sequence genome encodes:
- the myoc gene encoding myocilin, giving the protein MFLLLSLCVWGLLLRGDAQDGAALWRGNDRSGRCQYTFSVPSPVEASCPQMGGPEVENLKARLSLLEVLVARLTGGDTGGPQGAGTTARAQSELQEALNWAKGEKRTLQLEKEHLEQELQGLQRRMEEMRRETERLRDRHCPPHTPIVPPSPPLHDSGLMRPAGGSPPMSHLMTRPNRQGDSSSLRDSEWQFGPAGFQELKAEVTEVPAPDGSEENTGCGELVSVGEPVTHRKAESIAGKYGVWMQDPEAVSPYGPNMVWRIDTIGSDVRQLFGYDDMEQLSKGFPSKVLLLPELVESTGATLYRGSLYYQRRRSRSLIRFDLASESIAARRDLPHAGFHGQFPYSWGGYTDIDVSVDEQGLWAVYSTSKAKGAIVISQLDPNSLEVKRSWETNIRKNSVANSFIICGKLYTVASYAAPDTIINYMYDTTTSRGKAMAIPFRNKYRYNSMIDYNVAQRKLFAWDNYHMVSYDLRLARQQAV; this is encoded by the exons ATGTTCCTCCTactctccttgtgtgtgtggggtcttctgctgcgGGGGGACGCACAGGACGGAGCTGCTCTGTGGAGGGGGAACGACCGGAGTGGACGATGCCAGTACACCTTCAGTGTACCCAGCCCTGTCGAGGCTAGCTGCCCGCAGATGGGAGGCCCCGAGGTGGAGAACCTAAAGGCTAGACTCAGCCTCCTGGAGGTGCTGGTGGCCCGGCTCACTGGAGGGGACACTGGGGGTCCCCAAGGGGCCGGGACCACAGCCAGAGCTCAGTCTGAGCTCCAAGAGGCGCTGAACTGGGCCAAGGGGGAGAAGAGAACGCTTCAGCTGGAGAAAGAGCATCTGGAGCAGGAGTTGCAGGGGCTTCAGCGCAGGATGGAGGAGATGAGAAGGGAGACGGAGAGGCTGAGGGACAGACACTGTCCTCCTCACACCCCCATCGTGCCACCAAGCCCCCCTCTGCACGACAGTGGCCTGATGAGACCTGCTGGGG gttcTCCACCCATGTCTCACCTGATGACCAGGCCCAACAGGCAGGGAGACAGCAGCAGTCTGCGAG ACTCAGAGTGGCAGTTTGGACCCGCGGGCTTCCAGGAGCTGAAGGCCGAGGTGACAGAGGTACCCGCTCCAGATGGATCTGAAGAAAACACAG GTTGTGGGGAGTTGGTTTCAGTCGGTGAGCCGGTCACTCACAGGAAGGCCGAGAGCATTGCAGGTAAATATGGGGTTTGGATGCAGGACCCTGAGGCGGTCTCCCCTTATGGGCCCAACATGGTCTGGCGCATCGACACCATAGGCTCTGACGTCAGGCAGCTGTTTGGGTACGACGACATGGAACAACTCTCCAAAGGTTTTCCATCCAAG GTCCTGCTGTTGCCAGAGCTGGTGGAGAGCACCGGTGCCACTCTGTACCGAGGCTCTCTGTATTACCAGAGACGTCGCAGCCGCTCCCTCATCCGCTTCGACCTGGCCTCCGAGAGCATCGCAGCCCGTCGGGACCTCCCCCACGCCGGCTTCCACGGCCAGTTCCCCTACTCCTGGGGCGGCTACACGGACATCGACGTGTCTGTGGATGAGCAGGGCCTGTGGGCCGTCTACTCCACCAGCAAGGCCAAAGGAGCCATCGTGATCTCGCAGCTGGACCCGAACAGCCTGGAGGTGAAGAGGAGCTGGGAGACCAACATCAGGAAGAACTCTGTGGCCAACTCCTTCATCATCTGCGGCAAGCTGTACACCGTGGCCAGCTACGCGGCACCCGACACCATCATCAACTACATGTACGACACCACAACCAGCCGGGGGAAGGCCATGGCCATCCCCTTTAGGAACAAGTACCGCTACAACAGCATGATCGACTACAACGTGGCTCAGAGGAAGCTGTTTGCCTGGGACAACTACCACATGGTGTCCTATGACCTAAGGCTGGCTCGCCAGCAGGCCGTCTAA